In one Deinococcus detaillensis genomic region, the following are encoded:
- the pxpB gene encoding 5-oxoprolinase subunit PxpB, giving the protein MRRPSQPSGFYIQLAEQLDLRQNARLHALHRALLADMLPGITDLCPSYVNLYVEFDEALIDAGAVRAWAVRHLRNLSQGRASACRLIELPVRYDGSDLSDVAERTGLSEAEVIRQHSAPEYHVYAVGFTPGFPFLGEVPPSLRLPRRATPRPTVPPNAVAMANAQTCVYPLPSPGGWNLLGTALTTIYDPNRAEPFLIAAGDKVRFIPAEGDTPALPAVRELWPAEPRFPAFRVEKPGLLDVLLDAGRFGQAAVGLARSGPLDSRSARFANGLVGNSPDAPLLELTLKGPVLTALRSVVVGVAGFGMRPESQPMQQSFRLRAGQTLRFTSTHLGARAYLAVAGGFESLPFLDSSSTDLIGRVGRPLRAGDVLGLASLIPALSGFANLPLNLPERVTLRLLPGPQATREALASLGSAPFRVTGSDRMGLRLSRVGLGGPDVPGGQVISEATPLGAVQVTPAGEPILLLADRGRIGGYSKPAVLHPHDLPLAAQLRPGQLVSFKPELSGSPESWARRWFLNTQENL; this is encoded by the coding sequence ATGCGGCGGCCCAGCCAACCCAGCGGCTTTTATATTCAGTTGGCCGAACAACTCGATTTGCGCCAAAATGCCCGCCTGCACGCCCTGCACCGCGCTCTGCTGGCCGACATGCTGCCGGGCATCACCGATCTGTGCCCCAGTTACGTCAACTTGTATGTGGAGTTTGACGAAGCGCTGATTGACGCGGGAGCGGTGCGGGCGTGGGCGGTGCGGCACCTGCGAAATCTGAGTCAAGGAAGGGCGTCAGCGTGCCGCTTGATTGAACTTCCCGTTCGCTACGACGGCTCCGACCTCTCCGATGTGGCTGAGCGCACCGGCCTGAGCGAGGCTGAGGTGATTCGCCAGCACAGCGCTCCCGAGTACCACGTCTATGCGGTGGGCTTCACGCCGGGTTTTCCTTTTCTGGGTGAGGTGCCGCCGAGTTTGCGCTTGCCGCGCCGCGCCACTCCACGCCCCACTGTGCCCCCGAACGCTGTGGCGATGGCCAATGCCCAAACTTGCGTCTACCCGCTGCCCTCGCCGGGGGGCTGGAACTTGCTGGGCACCGCCCTGACGACCATCTACGATCCCAACCGCGCCGAGCCGTTTCTAATCGCGGCAGGCGACAAGGTGCGTTTCATCCCCGCTGAGGGCGACACGCCTGCCCTGCCCGCCGTGCGCGAATTGTGGCCCGCCGAACCCCGCTTTCCGGCCTTCCGAGTCGAGAAGCCCGGCCTGCTGGATGTGCTTTTAGATGCCGGACGCTTTGGGCAAGCAGCGGTGGGCCTTGCCCGTAGCGGCCCGCTGGACAGCCGCTCGGCCCGCTTCGCCAACGGCTTGGTGGGCAACTCGCCCGACGCGCCTCTCCTCGAACTCACCCTCAAAGGCCCGGTTCTGACCGCCCTGCGCAGCGTGGTGGTGGGTGTGGCAGGCTTTGGGATGCGGCCTGAAAGCCAGCCGATGCAGCAGAGTTTCCGGTTGCGGGCGGGTCAAACGTTGCGCTTCACCTCCACTCACCTCGGAGCGCGGGCTTACTTGGCGGTGGCGGGCGGCTTTGAGAGCTTGCCGTTTCTGGACAGCAGCAGCACCGATTTGATCGGGCGGGTGGGGCGGCCCCTGCGGGCTGGTGACGTGCTGGGGCTGGCGAGCCTGATACCCGCCCTCTCCGGCTTTGCCAATTTGCCGCTTAACTTGCCGGAGCGTGTCACCTTGCGCCTGCTGCCTGGCCCGCAAGCGACGCGGGAAGCGCTTGCGAGTTTGGGCAGCGCTCCTTTCCGCGTCACCGGCTCAGACCGGATGGGCCTGCGGCTAAGTAGAGTGGGATTGGGCGGCCCCGACGTGCCGGGCGGGCAAGTCATCAGCGAGGCCACGCCGCTGGGAGCGGTGCAGGTGACGCCAGCGGGCGAGCCGATTTTGCTGCTGGCAGACCGGGGCCGCATTGGCGGATACAGTAAACCCGCCGTCCTGCACCCCCACGATTTACCGCTGGCGGCGCAACTGCGGCCCGGCCAACTCGTATCCTTCAAGCCTGAGCTGTCCGGCTCTCCCGAAAGCTGGGCGCGGCGCTGGTTTCTCAACACACAGGAGAACTTATGA
- a CDS encoding SDR family NAD(P)-dependent oxidoreductase: MTLNQARFTGKTVLITGAGGGIGRAVALRFAAEGANVAVNDIKAEMVQAVVDEIKAAGGSALAVPADVSEAGQVETMFSRVEAEFGYVDVLYNNAGLIDTARHFLEGDETWWDKIQKVNLKSVFLCSHRAAKIMVRRRKGVILTTSSGGATRAHRGNVAYDATKGGIEAMTRSMALDLAPYGVRVCGVVPGFINTYGLTEAELREREKTVPLGRYGVAEDMTGAALFLASDDAAYITGQLISVDGGVLVQQRSANVDTFPVSGFPIVEADLA, from the coding sequence ATGACCCTTAATCAAGCACGTTTTACTGGCAAAACCGTCCTCATCACCGGAGCGGGCGGCGGCATCGGGCGGGCGGTGGCGCTGCGGTTTGCTGCCGAGGGCGCAAACGTCGCCGTCAACGACATCAAAGCTGAGATGGTGCAGGCGGTCGTTGACGAGATCAAAGCGGCGGGCGGATCAGCGCTGGCCGTCCCCGCAGACGTGTCCGAGGCCGGGCAGGTCGAAACCATGTTCAGCCGAGTGGAAGCCGAATTTGGCTACGTGGATGTGCTGTACAACAACGCCGGACTGATCGACACTGCCCGCCATTTTCTGGAAGGGGACGAAACGTGGTGGGATAAGATCCAGAAGGTCAATCTCAAGAGCGTGTTTCTGTGCTCGCACCGGGCGGCCAAGATCATGGTCAGACGGCGCAAAGGCGTCATCCTGACCACCTCGTCCGGCGGTGCGACCCGCGCCCACCGGGGCAACGTGGCCTACGACGCGACCAAGGGCGGCATCGAGGCCATGACCCGCTCGATGGCGCTGGATTTGGCTCCTTACGGCGTCCGGGTCTGCGGCGTGGTGCCGGGCTTTATCAACACCTACGGCCTGACCGAAGCCGAGTTGCGCGAGCGCGAAAAGACCGTGCCGCTGGGCCGCTACGGTGTGGCCGAGGACATGACCGGCGCGGCGCTGTTTCTGGCCTCCGATGACGCGGCCTACATCACCGGCCAGCTCATCAGCGTGGACGGCGGCGTCTTGGTGCAGCAGCGCTCGGCCAACGTGGACACTTTTCCAGTCTCGGGCTTTCCCATTGTTGAGGCAGACCTCGCGTGA
- a CDS encoding NAD(P)/FAD-dependent oxidoreductase: MTHQTADILVIGAGIIGAASAYRLAQRGLKVTVLEKNHPASGSTGKSVAGVRAQFNSATNILLSRESIAEYAAMPESGYRAEGYLMLIPEAGWAAHQKAVALQQSLGIASLALTPEEAQQYTTFNTAGLGGCSFCSTDGKVDAHSLNHEYVRLAREAGARILLDTPVTAIERVGKSWRVTTPSGTFEAPQLLNAAGAWSGEIGALAGLDIPVEPARRMVFSTASIELPKPVPMTFDLASGVYLRSEGERLIFGRADPLDTGWREGMSWSWLEPTLMLALERFPFLESASLDQKASWWGYYELTPDQFPVVGRMPGAPGWLNACGFSGHGVMQAAATGRVMAQLALNETPFIDVSPLSIERFAAQEVRTLDLQV, translated from the coding sequence GTGACCCATCAAACGGCGGACATCCTCGTGATCGGAGCCGGAATCATCGGTGCGGCCAGTGCCTACCGACTGGCCCAGCGCGGCCTCAAGGTCACGGTGCTCGAAAAAAACCACCCCGCCAGCGGCTCCACCGGCAAGAGCGTGGCGGGCGTGCGGGCGCAGTTCAACTCCGCCACCAATATTTTGCTGTCGCGTGAAAGCATCGCCGAGTACGCCGCCATGCCCGAGTCGGGTTACCGAGCGGAAGGCTACTTGATGCTGATTCCCGAAGCGGGCTGGGCCGCGCATCAAAAGGCGGTGGCCTTGCAGCAGAGTCTGGGCATTGCGTCGCTGGCGCTGACACCTGAAGAAGCCCAGCAGTACACCACCTTCAACACGGCTGGCCTCGGCGGGTGCAGCTTTTGCTCCACCGACGGCAAGGTGGACGCCCACAGTCTCAACCATGAATATGTGCGGCTGGCCCGCGAAGCGGGGGCGCGGATACTGCTGGACACGCCCGTGACGGCCATTGAGCGGGTGGGCAAAAGCTGGCGAGTCACCACACCCAGCGGCACCTTCGAGGCCCCGCAACTCCTCAACGCCGCTGGCGCGTGGTCGGGCGAAATCGGCGCTCTGGCCGGTCTGGACATCCCGGTCGAGCCCGCCCGCCGGATGGTCTTTTCGACAGCCTCCATTGAGCTGCCCAAACCCGTGCCGATGACTTTCGACCTCGCCAGCGGAGTCTATCTGCGCTCGGAAGGCGAGCGGCTGATCTTTGGGCGGGCCGACCCCCTGGATACCGGCTGGCGCGAGGGCATGAGCTGGAGCTGGCTGGAACCCACTCTAATGCTGGCCCTGGAGCGCTTCCCCTTTTTGGAGAGCGCCTCACTCGACCAGAAAGCCAGCTGGTGGGGCTATTACGAACTCACGCCCGACCAGTTCCCGGTGGTGGGCCGGATGCCGGGCGCACCGGGCTGGCTCAACGCCTGCGGCTTCTCCGGTCACGGCGTGATGCAGGCGGCGGCCACCGGGCGGGTCATGGCGCAACTGGCGCTGAATGAAACGCCGTTCATTGATGTCTCGCCGCTGAGCATCGAGCGCTTTGCCGCTCAGGAAGTCAGGACGCTGGATCTCCAAGTTTGA
- a CDS encoding Gfo/Idh/MocA family protein — protein MTSPLLNAAPLNVAIIGAGAISVRHFEGYRAAGANVVAFAEPSEGMRLSRETEWNARGYLDFTEMLEREQVQALSICTPNAFHAPAALAALKRGIHVLCEKPLSLDLAACSEMIAAAAASGAILQTNHHLRSSPNVQTAKRLIEEGRIGRVTFMRLRQAHDWGGAEEVRGAFGSLKASGGGSLLDNGCHMMDLARHFGGDVRSIFARLATLKFNTEVEDTSVASLEFESGALGSVENAWTATGWEESFAVYGTHGALECSNRLGRARLRFVSRTAGTGSWDDTDETWYDFAALNEPHYTHLASVVAFVRSITGGTSVVCSGEDGRESVRLVLGGYESARSGMPVGMQATPGAGHEI, from the coding sequence GTGACCTCTCCCCTGCTCAATGCCGCTCCACTGAACGTTGCCATCATCGGCGCGGGAGCCATTTCAGTGCGGCACTTTGAAGGCTACCGGGCAGCAGGCGCGAACGTGGTGGCGTTTGCCGAACCGAGCGAAGGCATGCGCCTGAGCCGCGAAACAGAGTGGAATGCACGCGGCTATCTCGACTTTACGGAAATGCTGGAGCGCGAACAGGTGCAGGCGCTCAGCATCTGCACGCCCAACGCTTTTCACGCGCCCGCCGCGCTGGCCGCCCTGAAGCGGGGCATCCACGTGCTGTGCGAAAAGCCGCTGTCGCTGGATTTGGCCGCTTGCAGCGAGATGATTGCGGCGGCGGCGGCCAGCGGAGCCATTTTGCAGACCAACCATCACCTGCGCTCCAGTCCGAATGTGCAAACCGCCAAGCGCTTGATCGAAGAAGGCCGGATTGGGCGCGTCACCTTTATGCGGCTGCGCCAAGCCCATGACTGGGGCGGCGCGGAGGAAGTGCGCGGCGCGTTCGGCAGCCTCAAGGCCAGCGGCGGCGGCAGCCTGCTCGACAACGGCTGTCACATGATGGATCTGGCGCGGCACTTCGGCGGCGACGTGCGCAGCATTTTTGCACGGCTGGCGACCCTCAAGTTTAACACTGAGGTGGAAGACACCAGCGTCGCCTCGCTCGAATTTGAAAGCGGAGCGCTTGGCAGCGTGGAAAACGCTTGGACGGCCACCGGCTGGGAGGAAAGCTTCGCGGTCTACGGCACGCACGGCGCACTCGAATGCAGCAACCGCCTCGGCAGGGCCAGACTGCGCTTTGTCAGCCGCACGGCGGGCACCGGCAGTTGGGACGACACCGACGAAACGTGGTACGACTTTGCCGCGCTGAATGAGCCGCATTACACCCACCTCGCCAGCGTCGTGGCTTTTGTCCGCAGCATCACGGGGGGCACGTCGGTCGTGTGCAGCGGCGAAGACGGGCGTGAGAGCGTGCGCTTGGTGCTGGGCGGCTACGAAAGCGCCCGTAGCGGAATGCCGGTTGGGATGCAGGCCACTCCGGGAGCGGGCCACGAAATCTAG
- a CDS encoding ThuA domain-containing protein, with translation MTQTPVTQTNSQPRITVWNEYRHEKENPKVSAVYPDGIHQVIAAGLSTHGFENVHTATLDEPEHGLTGEVLDNTDVLIWWGHKAHGDVSNEAAAKVVARVLDGMGLIVLHSGHFSKVFKALMGTGCDLKWREANDKERLWVINPAHPIAQNVGEYIELEAEEMYGEHFDIPAPDELVFVSWFSGGEVFRSGCTFTRGSGKIFYFRPGHETYPTYHHTKIQQVIANAALWARPTASAPRSFGNRPEPLEPLHTQTERQ, from the coding sequence ATGACCCAAACCCCCGTAACCCAGACCAACTCTCAGCCGCGCATCACCGTTTGGAACGAATACCGCCACGAAAAAGAAAACCCTAAAGTCAGCGCCGTTTACCCGGACGGCATCCACCAAGTGATCGCAGCGGGGCTGAGCACTCACGGCTTCGAGAACGTTCACACCGCCACGCTCGACGAGCCGGAACACGGCCTGACGGGCGAAGTGCTGGACAACACCGACGTGCTGATCTGGTGGGGCCACAAAGCGCACGGCGACGTGTCGAACGAGGCTGCTGCCAAAGTGGTGGCCCGCGTGCTGGACGGCATGGGCCTGATCGTGCTGCACTCAGGGCATTTCAGCAAAGTCTTCAAGGCACTGATGGGCACCGGCTGCGACCTCAAGTGGCGCGAGGCCAACGACAAAGAGCGGCTGTGGGTCATCAATCCGGCGCACCCGATTGCTCAGAACGTCGGTGAATACATCGAGCTGGAGGCCGAGGAAATGTACGGCGAACATTTTGATATCCCCGCGCCGGACGAGCTGGTGTTTGTCAGTTGGTTTTCCGGCGGCGAGGTGTTCAGAAGCGGCTGCACTTTCACGCGCGGCAGCGGCAAGATCTTTTACTTTCGGCCCGGTCACGAGACGTACCCGACCTACCATCACACCAAGATTCAGCAGGTCATCGCCAACGCCGCTTTGTGGGCACGCCCCACCGCCAGCGCCCCGCGCTCGTTCGGAAACCGGCCAGAGCCTTTAGAACCCTTGCACACCCAAACGGAACGGCAGTGA
- a CDS encoding aminoglycoside phosphotransferase family protein, whose translation MNDHSGAGLFDRGIHIADGIVRRPKGYWSVSVYDLLQWLGSAGFGLSPVPAGLDERFEYLQFIDGADQGWPLLPFIQSLDGARAAGTFVRKLESTLAAYVPTESARWQLPTTPHVQGPIQHGDVGPWNLLWDSERGEICGIIDWDLAGPAPAGYDSGILAWFMVPVMNDDRAYQRGFGTPIDREERLRAYCDGYGISCGEMLGRVIAAQNELRNRILSASEDDPPTYAALKKIDFTERFRGDIEFALDWKNRGFGRDAE comes from the coding sequence ATGAATGATCATTCTGGAGCTGGACTATTTGATCGAGGGATTCATATTGCAGATGGGATCGTCCGCAGACCAAAAGGGTATTGGAGCGTTTCTGTTTACGATCTCTTGCAGTGGCTCGGCAGTGCCGGCTTTGGTCTGTCTCCGGTGCCGGCAGGGCTCGACGAACGATTCGAGTACCTCCAATTTATTGACGGAGCAGATCAAGGCTGGCCATTGCTCCCTTTCATCCAGAGTCTAGACGGTGCACGCGCCGCTGGCACCTTTGTGCGCAAGCTGGAATCGACTCTTGCGGCCTATGTGCCAACTGAGAGCGCACGTTGGCAATTGCCGACGACACCGCACGTTCAGGGCCCTATTCAGCATGGGGACGTTGGCCCATGGAATTTGCTTTGGGACAGTGAGCGCGGCGAAATTTGCGGCATCATCGATTGGGACCTGGCAGGCCCAGCTCCAGCAGGGTACGACTCAGGCATTCTCGCGTGGTTTATGGTTCCCGTGATGAATGACGACCGTGCCTACCAACGGGGATTTGGAACGCCGATTGATCGAGAGGAGCGACTACGGGCCTATTGTGATGGATATGGCATTAGCTGTGGCGAAATGCTTGGTCGCGTCATTGCAGCGCAGAATGAGCTTCGCAACCGCATCCTGTCGGCTTCGGAAGATGATCCGCCGACGTATGCGGCGTTGAAGAAAATTGATTTCACTGAGCGGTTCCGTGGAGATATAGAGTTCGCACTTGATTGGAAAAACCGGGGTTTTGGACGTGACGCTGAATGA
- a CDS encoding MOSC domain-containing protein translates to MPTPSEPLTLSALYIYPVKSAGGISLSTSAVGPRGLIHDRRWMVVDASGRLVTQREEPRLKLVKVSLEESGLRLGAPQMPSLSVPFEPQGQLLTADLWGQALPSVSVSPECAEWLNRYLGGQFELVYMPDETQRFQPDDRPYGSQLSFVDGSPFNLISVASLADLNSQLAHPVSAADLRPNFVISGGAAYQEDFWRRIRIGAVGFEVVETCARCSVINVTKEAQMSAEPLRTLARTRRRGQDVPFGQNMVQDAPLNGRTGRLKVGDKLEVLEIADTPTPIYH, encoded by the coding sequence ATGCCTACCCCTTCCGAGCCGCTCACCCTCAGCGCCCTCTACATTTACCCGGTCAAATCGGCCGGCGGCATTTCGCTCTCGACTTCGGCGGTGGGGCCGCGTGGCCTGATTCATGACCGGCGCTGGATGGTGGTAGACGCGTCGGGGCGGCTGGTGACGCAGCGCGAGGAGCCGCGCCTCAAGTTGGTGAAGGTCAGCTTGGAAGAGAGCGGCCTGCGACTCGGCGCACCGCAGATGCCCAGCTTAAGTGTGCCTTTTGAGCCGCAGGGCCAGCTCCTCACCGCCGACCTGTGGGGCCAAGCGCTGCCGAGCGTCTCGGTGTCGCCGGAGTGCGCCGAGTGGCTGAATCGGTACTTGGGCGGCCAGTTCGAGCTGGTTTATATGCCCGACGAAACGCAGCGCTTTCAACCAGATGACCGGCCTTATGGCTCGCAGCTCAGCTTCGTGGACGGCAGTCCATTTAACCTAATCAGCGTAGCGTCGCTGGCTGACCTTAACAGCCAACTCGCCCACCCGGTCAGCGCCGCCGATCTGCGCCCCAACTTTGTGATCAGCGGCGGGGCCGCGTACCAAGAAGACTTCTGGCGGCGCATCCGCATTGGCGCGGTGGGTTTTGAAGTGGTGGAAACCTGCGCCAGATGCAGCGTCATCAACGTGACCAAGGAAGCCCAGATGAGCGCCGAACCGCTCCGCACGCTGGCCCGCACCCGCAGACGCGGTCAGGACGTGCCGTTCGGACAAAATATGGTGCAAGACGCGCCCCTTAACGGGCGAACCGGACGCCTCAAAGTGGGCGACAAGCTGGAAGTGCTGGAAATTGCCGACACGCCGACACCGATTTACCACTGA
- a CDS encoding N-acetylglucosamine kinase has product MSEWAANDLVLGIDAGNTKTIALIADTSGTVRGYGRAGPSNIYVQPEQALRHLEDAVAAAKTNAGVGREPLQAVTLSATGADWPEDFTLLESELRRWHWAKRQQVVNDAVGALRAGSLEGLGVAVACGTSAGIAARSADGRVWHSSYWQEPEGAEELARVALRAVYRAELGIDPPTQLTNRVLAHFEMPSVEALLHSFTGRTQTAPAHLGRLARVLLDAAAAGDPTSFRLVQKHGAALGDYALAAAGKVNLSGDYLLTTSGGVMRHPSPILREALMARVQESCPDVRWQASHHEPVFGALLLALELAGCVISPALFGRLEETCPDDSLFLT; this is encoded by the coding sequence GTGAGCGAGTGGGCGGCGAACGATCTGGTCTTGGGGATAGACGCGGGCAACACCAAAACCATTGCCCTGATCGCCGACACCTCCGGCACGGTGCGCGGCTACGGGCGAGCCGGGCCCAGCAATATCTATGTCCAGCCTGAACAAGCCCTGCGCCACTTGGAAGACGCGGTGGCAGCGGCCAAAACCAACGCGGGGGTAGGCCGTGAGCCGCTGCAAGCCGTGACGCTCAGCGCCACCGGAGCGGACTGGCCCGAAGACTTCACCCTGCTGGAAAGCGAGCTGCGCCGCTGGCACTGGGCCAAGCGCCAGCAAGTCGTCAACGACGCGGTGGGAGCGCTGCGGGCCGGATCGCTGGAGGGCCTCGGCGTGGCAGTGGCCTGCGGCACCAGCGCGGGCATCGCCGCCCGCAGCGCAGACGGGCGGGTGTGGCACAGCAGTTACTGGCAAGAACCCGAGGGTGCAGAAGAGCTGGCCCGAGTAGCGTTGCGGGCCGTTTACCGCGCCGAACTCGGCATAGACCCGCCCACCCAGTTGACGAACCGGGTGCTGGCCCATTTTGAGATGCCCAGCGTGGAAGCCTTGCTGCACTCGTTTACTGGGCGCACCCAAACGGCTCCGGCTCACTTGGGCCGACTGGCGCGGGTGCTGCTCGATGCCGCCGCAGCGGGCGACCCGACCAGCTTCAGGCTCGTGCAAAAGCACGGCGCGGCGCTGGGCGACTACGCCTTGGCGGCTGCGGGCAAAGTGAATCTATCCGGCGATTACCTGCTGACCACTTCTGGCGGCGTGATGCGGCATCCCTCGCCGATTTTGCGCGAGGCGCTGATGGCGCGGGTACAGGAAAGCTGTCCTGATGTCCGCTGGCAAGCCAGCCATCACGAACCCGTCTTCGGAGCGCTGCTGCTGGCTTTGGAGCTGGCCGGGTGCGTCATCAGTCCGGCGCTGTTTGGGCGGCTGGAAGAAACCTGCCCGGATGACTCGCTGTTTTTGACTTGA
- a CDS encoding glucosamine-6-phosphate deaminase: MVGGVKLNIQPDSQALATAAADFIAEQVRAKPDLSILVATGNTPMPTYAELARRVRAGELQMDRVVAVQLDEYLGVAEDDPRSLWSWMLRSFVEPLGIHRTVKLEDPRTFEADIAALGGLDLAILGLGPNGHLGFNEPPSPADVPTRVLELTPESLASNAAYWGELPVPKQAITAGMDIILAARKTLLLVSGAHKRAVLRSALEDGPTPDLPASLLRRTPLTVIADEAAWV; the protein is encoded by the coding sequence ATGGTCGGCGGCGTGAAGCTCAACATTCAGCCGGATTCGCAGGCGCTAGCCACCGCCGCCGCCGACTTTATCGCCGAGCAGGTTCGCGCCAAGCCCGATTTGAGCATTTTGGTCGCCACTGGCAACACCCCCATGCCGACTTACGCAGAGTTGGCGCGGCGGGTGCGGGCCGGTGAGCTGCAGATGGACCGCGTGGTGGCCGTGCAGCTCGACGAATACCTGGGCGTGGCTGAAGACGACCCGCGCAGTTTGTGGAGCTGGATGCTCAGGTCGTTCGTGGAACCGCTGGGCATTCACCGCACCGTCAAGCTGGAAGACCCGCGTACTTTTGAAGCGGATATTGCCGCGCTCGGCGGGCTCGACTTGGCGATTTTGGGACTGGGGCCAAACGGACACCTCGGCTTCAACGAACCGCCCAGCCCCGCTGACGTACCGACCCGCGTGCTGGAGTTGACACCCGAGAGTTTGGCGAGCAATGCCGCTTACTGGGGCGAGCTGCCAGTGCCGAAGCAGGCCATCACCGCCGGAATGGACATTATTTTGGCAGCCCGGAAGACCCTGCTGCTGGTCAGCGGAGCGCACAAACGCGCCGTCTTGCGCTCAGCACTGGAAGATGGGCCGACCCCCGATTTGCCCGCCTCGCTGCTGCGGCGCACCCCGCTAACGGTCATCGCGGACGAGGCCGCCTGGGTGTGA
- a CDS encoding family 4 glycosyl hydrolase, translating into MAQVKIAYIGGGSTRAPGTVASFIRQAANFSGSEIVLQDIDEERLDLVCRLSRKMAAAQGADLKISATTDRRAALDGCDGVLSSYRPGGFEARAQDERIPLHHGAIGQETQGAGGFFMALRAIHIARGLVEDMQAICPDATLFNYTNPVNIVAQAVADHSAIKVVSLCEGPIVFPQEIAELAGLDPAKVRAVMLGLNHACWSAQTRSGGAEYDGQPMLPILAQKLAEGISDDWARCWISLAVQMDSLPASYMKYYYFEREMLRELLDKPTTRAEDILRDVPSYWQHYRQQLDAKNPVLEPELSRGGIFELEVAVDVMDALFNDKNEIWPTNVANAGAIQDFPDSRVVEVPCLVNRQGVRPLGGYRVPPPVRGLLSALGEYQQLAADAAWSGSRKEAIAALTSNPLVRTLPLAQTLYDELARAHRQFLPERLW; encoded by the coding sequence ATGGCTCAAGTCAAAATCGCTTACATCGGCGGCGGCAGCACCCGCGCCCCCGGCACTGTCGCCTCATTTATTCGGCAGGCCGCCAACTTCTCCGGCTCGGAAATCGTGCTGCAAGACATCGACGAGGAGCGGCTGGACTTGGTGTGCCGGTTGTCGCGCAAGATGGCGGCGGCGCAGGGCGCAGACCTCAAGATCAGCGCGACCACCGACAGACGCGCGGCCCTAGACGGCTGCGACGGGGTGCTGTCGAGTTACCGGCCCGGCGGCTTCGAGGCCCGCGCCCAAGACGAGCGCATTCCGCTGCATCACGGGGCGATCGGGCAGGAAACGCAGGGAGCAGGCGGCTTTTTTATGGCGCTGCGGGCCATTCACATCGCCCGGGGCTTGGTGGAAGACATGCAGGCCATTTGCCCCGACGCCACCTTATTCAACTACACCAATCCAGTCAATATCGTGGCTCAGGCGGTGGCAGATCACTCGGCCATCAAGGTGGTGTCGCTGTGCGAAGGCCCGATTGTCTTTCCGCAGGAGATTGCAGAACTCGCCGGACTCGACCCCGCCAAGGTGCGGGCGGTGATGCTGGGCCTCAATCATGCTTGCTGGAGCGCTCAGACCCGAAGTGGCGGGGCCGAGTATGACGGCCAGCCGATGCTGCCGATTTTGGCGCAAAAGCTGGCAGAAGGCATCAGCGACGACTGGGCGCGGTGCTGGATCAGCTTGGCGGTGCAGATGGACAGCCTGCCCGCCTCGTACATGAAGTATTACTACTTTGAGCGCGAGATGCTGCGGGAGCTCTTGGACAAGCCGACCACCCGCGCCGAGGACATCCTTAGAGACGTGCCGAGCTACTGGCAGCACTACCGCCAGCAACTGGACGCCAAGAACCCGGTGCTCGAACCTGAGCTCTCACGCGGCGGCATTTTTGAGCTCGAAGTCGCCGTAGACGTGATGGACGCCCTCTTCAACGACAAAAACGAAATCTGGCCGACCAATGTGGCGAACGCGGGGGCCATTCAGGATTTCCCCGATTCGCGGGTGGTGGAAGTGCCGTGCTTGGTTAACAGGCAAGGCGTAAGGCCTCTTGGCGGCTACCGGGTGCCGCCGCCGGTTCGCGGGTTGCTCAGCGCTCTGGGCGAATACCAGCAGCTCGCCGCCGACGCCGCTTGGAGTGGCAGCCGCAAAGAAGCTATTGCAGCGCTGACGAGCAACCCCTTAGTCCGGACTTTACCGCTGGCCCAGACGCTGTATGACGAACTCGCCCGCGCCCACCGCCAGTTTTTGCCGGAGCGGCTGTGGTGA